A genomic window from Equus asinus isolate D_3611 breed Donkey chromosome 25, EquAss-T2T_v2, whole genome shotgun sequence includes:
- the MSTO1 gene encoding protein misato homolog 1 isoform X2: protein MAGGAREVLTLQLGHFAGFVGAHWWNQQDAALYRPTDAKEPPGELCPDVLYRTGRTLHGQETYTPRLILMDLKGSLSSLKQEGGLYRDTHLDAAIAWQGKLTTHKEELYPKNPYLQDFLSAEGVLNSDGIWRVKSIPNGKGPPLLTTATTPKPLIPTEGSIRVWSDFLRVHLHPRSICMIQKYNHDGEAGRLEAFGQGESILKEPRYLEELEDRLHFYVEECDYLQGFQILCDLHNGFSGVGAKATELLKDEYSGRGIITWGLLPGPYSLGEPQKDIYRLLNTAFGLVHLSAHSSLVCPLSLGGSLGLRPEPPVHFPHLRYDATLPFHCSAILATALDTVTVPYRLRSSPVSMVHLADMLNFSGKKVVTAGATIPFPLVPNQSLPDTLVQLGGVTPWTPLSACGDPSGIRCFAQSVVLRGLDKACHTSQLTPGTPLPSPLHACTTGEEVLAQYLQQQQPSVRSSSHLLRTPCKVVPPYPYLFSSSLSQQGLLLDGPPTGAAVESIPVLGALCSSSSLNKTLGDLAKELTKLNLRRWASFLDAGVEQDDLEEVLQELCSLAQCYQGGDSLMG, encoded by the exons ATGGCGGGCGGGGCCCGCGAGGTGCTCACGTTGCAGTTGGGACATTTTGCGGGTTTCGTGGGAGCGCACTGGTGGAACCAGCAG GATGCTGCGCTGTACCGACCGACGGATGCCAAGGAGCCGCCGGGGGAGCTGTGCCCCGACGTCCTGTACCGGACGGGCCGGACGCTGCACGGCCAGGAGACGTACACGCCGAGACTCATCCTCATGGATCTGAAGG GTAGTCTGAGCTCCCTGAAACAAGAAGGTGGACTCTACAGGGACACACACCTGGATGCTGCAATAGCATG GCAGGGGAAACTCACCACACACAAAGAGGAACTCTATCCCAAGAACCCTTATCTCCAGGACTTTCTGAGTGCAGAG GGAGTGCTGAATAGTGATGGTATCTGGAGGGTCAAATCCATTCCCAATGGCAAAG GTCCCCCCCTACTCACCACTGCTACAACTCCAAAACCACTTATCCCCACAGAGGGCAGCATCCGAGTCTGGTCAGACTTCCTCAGAGTCCATCTTCATCCCCGGAGCATCTGTATGATTCAGAAGTACAACCATGATGG GGAGGCAGGTCGCCTGGAGGCTTTTGGCCAAGGGGAGAGCATCCTGAAGGAGCCCAGGTACCTGGAAGAGCTCGAGGACAGGCTGCACTTCTACGTGGAGGAGTGCGACTACCTGCAG GGCTTCCAGATCCTGTGTGACCTGCACAATGGCTTCTCTGGGGTAGGCGCTAAGGCCACAGAGCTGCTAAAAGACGAGTATTCAGGGCGGGGAATAATAACCTGGGGCCTTCTCCCTGGTCCCTACAGTCTCGGG GAGCCCCAGAAAGACATCTATCGTCTGTTAAACACAGCTTTCGGTCTGGTGCACCTGTCTGCTCACAGCTCTCTGGTCTGCCCCTTATCACTGGGTGGGAGCCTGGGGCTGCGACCTGAGCCACCTGTCCACTTTCCTCACCTGCGTTATGAT GCCACTCTGCCCTTCCACTGTAGTGCCATCCTGGCTACAGCCCTGGATACAGTTACTGTTCCTTACCGCCTACGGTCCTCACCAGTTTCCATGGTTCATCTGGCTGATATGCTGAACTTCTCTGGGAAAAAG GTGGTGACAGCAGGCGCAACCATCCCCTTCCCCTTGGTTCCAAACCAGTCCCTTCCTGATACCCTGGTGCAGCTTGGAGGGGTCACCCCATGGACCCCACTGTCTGCATGTGGGGACCCTTCTGGAATACGCTGCTTTGCCCAATCAGTGGTGCTGAGGGGTCTAGACAAGGCATGCCACACAAG TCAGCTCACCCCAGGGACACCTCTGCCCTCCCCGCTCCACGCGTGTACCACTGGGGAAGAAGTCCTGGCCCAGTATCTACAACAGCAGCAGCCTAGCGTCAGGAG TTCTTCCCATCTGCTGCGGACTCCCTGCAAGGTGGTTCCTCCTTACCCCTACCTCTTCTCCTCAAGCCTCAGCCAGCAGGGTTTGCTTCTGGATGGTCCCCCAACTGGGGCAG CAGTGGAGAGCATCCCAGTGCTTGGGGCCCTCTGCTCCTCTTCATCCTTGAACAAAACCCTGGGAGACTTGGCCAAAGAGCTCACCAAACTCAACCTGCGGCGCTGGGCCAGCTTCTTGGATGCTGGAGTGGAACAGGATGACCTAGAGGAGGTGCTGCAGGAGCTGTGCAGTCTGGCCCAGTGCTACCAGGGTGGTGACAGCCTCATGGGCTAA
- the MSTO1 gene encoding protein misato homolog 1 isoform X3 encodes MAGGAREVLTLQLGHFAGFVGAHWWNQQDAALYRPTDAKEPPGELCPDVLYRTGRTLHGQETYTPRLILMDLKGSLSSLKQEGGLYRDTHLDAAIAWQGKLTTHKEELYPKNPYLQDFLSAEGVLNSDGIWRVKSIPNGKEGSIRVWSDFLRVHLHPRSICMIQKYNHDGEAGRLEAFGQGESILKEPRYLEELEDRLHFYVEECDYLQGFQILCDLHNGFSGVGAKATELLKDEYSGRGIITWGLLPGPYSLGEPQKDIYRLLNTAFGLVHLSAHSSLVCPLSLGGSLGLRPEPPVHFPHLRYDATLPFHCSAILATALDTVTVPYRLRSSPVSMVHLADMLNFSGKKVVTAGATIPFPLVPNQSLPDTLVQLGGVTPWTPLSACGDPSGIRCFAQSVVLRGLDKACHTSQLTPGTPLPSPLHACTTGEEVLAQYLQQQQPSVRSSSHLLRTPCKVVPPYPYLFSSSLSQQGLLLDGPPTGAAVESIPVLGALCSSSSLNKTLGDLAKELTKLNLRRWASFLDAGVEQDDLEEVLQELCSLAQCYQGGDSLMG; translated from the exons ATGGCGGGCGGGGCCCGCGAGGTGCTCACGTTGCAGTTGGGACATTTTGCGGGTTTCGTGGGAGCGCACTGGTGGAACCAGCAG GATGCTGCGCTGTACCGACCGACGGATGCCAAGGAGCCGCCGGGGGAGCTGTGCCCCGACGTCCTGTACCGGACGGGCCGGACGCTGCACGGCCAGGAGACGTACACGCCGAGACTCATCCTCATGGATCTGAAGG GTAGTCTGAGCTCCCTGAAACAAGAAGGTGGACTCTACAGGGACACACACCTGGATGCTGCAATAGCATG GCAGGGGAAACTCACCACACACAAAGAGGAACTCTATCCCAAGAACCCTTATCTCCAGGACTTTCTGAGTGCAGAG GGAGTGCTGAATAGTGATGGTATCTGGAGGGTCAAATCCATTCCCAATGGCAAAG AGGGCAGCATCCGAGTCTGGTCAGACTTCCTCAGAGTCCATCTTCATCCCCGGAGCATCTGTATGATTCAGAAGTACAACCATGATGG GGAGGCAGGTCGCCTGGAGGCTTTTGGCCAAGGGGAGAGCATCCTGAAGGAGCCCAGGTACCTGGAAGAGCTCGAGGACAGGCTGCACTTCTACGTGGAGGAGTGCGACTACCTGCAG GGCTTCCAGATCCTGTGTGACCTGCACAATGGCTTCTCTGGGGTAGGCGCTAAGGCCACAGAGCTGCTAAAAGACGAGTATTCAGGGCGGGGAATAATAACCTGGGGCCTTCTCCCTGGTCCCTACAGTCTCGGG GAGCCCCAGAAAGACATCTATCGTCTGTTAAACACAGCTTTCGGTCTGGTGCACCTGTCTGCTCACAGCTCTCTGGTCTGCCCCTTATCACTGGGTGGGAGCCTGGGGCTGCGACCTGAGCCACCTGTCCACTTTCCTCACCTGCGTTATGAT GCCACTCTGCCCTTCCACTGTAGTGCCATCCTGGCTACAGCCCTGGATACAGTTACTGTTCCTTACCGCCTACGGTCCTCACCAGTTTCCATGGTTCATCTGGCTGATATGCTGAACTTCTCTGGGAAAAAG GTGGTGACAGCAGGCGCAACCATCCCCTTCCCCTTGGTTCCAAACCAGTCCCTTCCTGATACCCTGGTGCAGCTTGGAGGGGTCACCCCATGGACCCCACTGTCTGCATGTGGGGACCCTTCTGGAATACGCTGCTTTGCCCAATCAGTGGTGCTGAGGGGTCTAGACAAGGCATGCCACACAAG TCAGCTCACCCCAGGGACACCTCTGCCCTCCCCGCTCCACGCGTGTACCACTGGGGAAGAAGTCCTGGCCCAGTATCTACAACAGCAGCAGCCTAGCGTCAGGAG TTCTTCCCATCTGCTGCGGACTCCCTGCAAGGTGGTTCCTCCTTACCCCTACCTCTTCTCCTCAAGCCTCAGCCAGCAGGGTTTGCTTCTGGATGGTCCCCCAACTGGGGCAG CAGTGGAGAGCATCCCAGTGCTTGGGGCCCTCTGCTCCTCTTCATCCTTGAACAAAACCCTGGGAGACTTGGCCAAAGAGCTCACCAAACTCAACCTGCGGCGCTGGGCCAGCTTCTTGGATGCTGGAGTGGAACAGGATGACCTAGAGGAGGTGCTGCAGGAGCTGTGCAGTCTGGCCCAGTGCTACCAGGGTGGTGACAGCCTCATGGGCTAA
- the MSTO1 gene encoding protein misato homolog 1 isoform X1 has translation MAGGAREVLTLQLGHFAGFVGAHWWNQQDAALYRPTDAKEPPGELCPDVLYRTGRTLHGQETYTPRLILMDLKGSLSSLKQEGGLYRDTHLDAAIAWQGKLTTHKEELYPKNPYLQDFLSAEGVLNSDGIWRVKSIPNGKGEASPDTAGWGTGQSRNMEKEGSIRVWSDFLRVHLHPRSICMIQKYNHDGEAGRLEAFGQGESILKEPRYLEELEDRLHFYVEECDYLQGFQILCDLHNGFSGVGAKATELLKDEYSGRGIITWGLLPGPYSLGEPQKDIYRLLNTAFGLVHLSAHSSLVCPLSLGGSLGLRPEPPVHFPHLRYDATLPFHCSAILATALDTVTVPYRLRSSPVSMVHLADMLNFSGKKVVTAGATIPFPLVPNQSLPDTLVQLGGVTPWTPLSACGDPSGIRCFAQSVVLRGLDKACHTSQLTPGTPLPSPLHACTTGEEVLAQYLQQQQPSVRSSSHLLRTPCKVVPPYPYLFSSSLSQQGLLLDGPPTGAAVESIPVLGALCSSSSLNKTLGDLAKELTKLNLRRWASFLDAGVEQDDLEEVLQELCSLAQCYQGGDSLMG, from the exons ATGGCGGGCGGGGCCCGCGAGGTGCTCACGTTGCAGTTGGGACATTTTGCGGGTTTCGTGGGAGCGCACTGGTGGAACCAGCAG GATGCTGCGCTGTACCGACCGACGGATGCCAAGGAGCCGCCGGGGGAGCTGTGCCCCGACGTCCTGTACCGGACGGGCCGGACGCTGCACGGCCAGGAGACGTACACGCCGAGACTCATCCTCATGGATCTGAAGG GTAGTCTGAGCTCCCTGAAACAAGAAGGTGGACTCTACAGGGACACACACCTGGATGCTGCAATAGCATG GCAGGGGAAACTCACCACACACAAAGAGGAACTCTATCCCAAGAACCCTTATCTCCAGGACTTTCTGAGTGCAGAG GGAGTGCTGAATAGTGATGGTATCTGGAGGGTCAAATCCATTCCCAATGGCAAAGGTGAGGCTTCTCCAGATACTGCAGGATGGGGAACTGGGCAGAGCAGGAACATGGAGAAAG AGGGCAGCATCCGAGTCTGGTCAGACTTCCTCAGAGTCCATCTTCATCCCCGGAGCATCTGTATGATTCAGAAGTACAACCATGATGG GGAGGCAGGTCGCCTGGAGGCTTTTGGCCAAGGGGAGAGCATCCTGAAGGAGCCCAGGTACCTGGAAGAGCTCGAGGACAGGCTGCACTTCTACGTGGAGGAGTGCGACTACCTGCAG GGCTTCCAGATCCTGTGTGACCTGCACAATGGCTTCTCTGGGGTAGGCGCTAAGGCCACAGAGCTGCTAAAAGACGAGTATTCAGGGCGGGGAATAATAACCTGGGGCCTTCTCCCTGGTCCCTACAGTCTCGGG GAGCCCCAGAAAGACATCTATCGTCTGTTAAACACAGCTTTCGGTCTGGTGCACCTGTCTGCTCACAGCTCTCTGGTCTGCCCCTTATCACTGGGTGGGAGCCTGGGGCTGCGACCTGAGCCACCTGTCCACTTTCCTCACCTGCGTTATGAT GCCACTCTGCCCTTCCACTGTAGTGCCATCCTGGCTACAGCCCTGGATACAGTTACTGTTCCTTACCGCCTACGGTCCTCACCAGTTTCCATGGTTCATCTGGCTGATATGCTGAACTTCTCTGGGAAAAAG GTGGTGACAGCAGGCGCAACCATCCCCTTCCCCTTGGTTCCAAACCAGTCCCTTCCTGATACCCTGGTGCAGCTTGGAGGGGTCACCCCATGGACCCCACTGTCTGCATGTGGGGACCCTTCTGGAATACGCTGCTTTGCCCAATCAGTGGTGCTGAGGGGTCTAGACAAGGCATGCCACACAAG TCAGCTCACCCCAGGGACACCTCTGCCCTCCCCGCTCCACGCGTGTACCACTGGGGAAGAAGTCCTGGCCCAGTATCTACAACAGCAGCAGCCTAGCGTCAGGAG TTCTTCCCATCTGCTGCGGACTCCCTGCAAGGTGGTTCCTCCTTACCCCTACCTCTTCTCCTCAAGCCTCAGCCAGCAGGGTTTGCTTCTGGATGGTCCCCCAACTGGGGCAG CAGTGGAGAGCATCCCAGTGCTTGGGGCCCTCTGCTCCTCTTCATCCTTGAACAAAACCCTGGGAGACTTGGCCAAAGAGCTCACCAAACTCAACCTGCGGCGCTGGGCCAGCTTCTTGGATGCTGGAGTGGAACAGGATGACCTAGAGGAGGTGCTGCAGGAGCTGTGCAGTCTGGCCCAGTGCTACCAGGGTGGTGACAGCCTCATGGGCTAA
- the MSTO1 gene encoding protein misato homolog 1 isoform X4: MAGGAREVLTLQLGHFAGFVGAHWWNQQDAALYRPTDAKEPPGELCPDVLYRTGRTLHGQETYTPRLILMDLKGSLSSLKQEGGLYRDTHLDAAIAWQGKLTTHKEELYPKNPYLQDFLSAEGVLNSDGIWRVKSIPNGKGPPLLTTATTPKPLIPTEGSIRVWSDFLRVHLHPRSICMIQKYNHDGEAGRLEAFGQGESILKEPRYLEELEDRLHFYVEECDYLQGFQILCDLHNGFSGVGAKATELLKDEYSGRGIITWGLLPGPYSLGEPQKDIYRLLNTAFGLVHLSAHSSLVCPLSLGGSLGLRPEPPVHFPHLRYDATLPFHCSAILATALDTVTVPYRLRSSPVSMVHLADMLNFSGKKVVTAGATIPFPLVPNQSLPDTLVQLGGVTPWTPLSACGDPSGIRCFAQSVVLRGLDKACHTSQLTPGTPLPSPLHACTTGEEVLAQYLQQQQPSVRSSSHLLRTPCKVVPPYPYLFSSSLSQQGLLLDGPPTGAGILLFLSLRSSGEHPSAWGPLLLFILEQNPGRLGQRAHQTQPAALGQLLGCWSGTG, translated from the exons ATGGCGGGCGGGGCCCGCGAGGTGCTCACGTTGCAGTTGGGACATTTTGCGGGTTTCGTGGGAGCGCACTGGTGGAACCAGCAG GATGCTGCGCTGTACCGACCGACGGATGCCAAGGAGCCGCCGGGGGAGCTGTGCCCCGACGTCCTGTACCGGACGGGCCGGACGCTGCACGGCCAGGAGACGTACACGCCGAGACTCATCCTCATGGATCTGAAGG GTAGTCTGAGCTCCCTGAAACAAGAAGGTGGACTCTACAGGGACACACACCTGGATGCTGCAATAGCATG GCAGGGGAAACTCACCACACACAAAGAGGAACTCTATCCCAAGAACCCTTATCTCCAGGACTTTCTGAGTGCAGAG GGAGTGCTGAATAGTGATGGTATCTGGAGGGTCAAATCCATTCCCAATGGCAAAG GTCCCCCCCTACTCACCACTGCTACAACTCCAAAACCACTTATCCCCACAGAGGGCAGCATCCGAGTCTGGTCAGACTTCCTCAGAGTCCATCTTCATCCCCGGAGCATCTGTATGATTCAGAAGTACAACCATGATGG GGAGGCAGGTCGCCTGGAGGCTTTTGGCCAAGGGGAGAGCATCCTGAAGGAGCCCAGGTACCTGGAAGAGCTCGAGGACAGGCTGCACTTCTACGTGGAGGAGTGCGACTACCTGCAG GGCTTCCAGATCCTGTGTGACCTGCACAATGGCTTCTCTGGGGTAGGCGCTAAGGCCACAGAGCTGCTAAAAGACGAGTATTCAGGGCGGGGAATAATAACCTGGGGCCTTCTCCCTGGTCCCTACAGTCTCGGG GAGCCCCAGAAAGACATCTATCGTCTGTTAAACACAGCTTTCGGTCTGGTGCACCTGTCTGCTCACAGCTCTCTGGTCTGCCCCTTATCACTGGGTGGGAGCCTGGGGCTGCGACCTGAGCCACCTGTCCACTTTCCTCACCTGCGTTATGAT GCCACTCTGCCCTTCCACTGTAGTGCCATCCTGGCTACAGCCCTGGATACAGTTACTGTTCCTTACCGCCTACGGTCCTCACCAGTTTCCATGGTTCATCTGGCTGATATGCTGAACTTCTCTGGGAAAAAG GTGGTGACAGCAGGCGCAACCATCCCCTTCCCCTTGGTTCCAAACCAGTCCCTTCCTGATACCCTGGTGCAGCTTGGAGGGGTCACCCCATGGACCCCACTGTCTGCATGTGGGGACCCTTCTGGAATACGCTGCTTTGCCCAATCAGTGGTGCTGAGGGGTCTAGACAAGGCATGCCACACAAG TCAGCTCACCCCAGGGACACCTCTGCCCTCCCCGCTCCACGCGTGTACCACTGGGGAAGAAGTCCTGGCCCAGTATCTACAACAGCAGCAGCCTAGCGTCAGGAG TTCTTCCCATCTGCTGCGGACTCCCTGCAAGGTGGTTCCTCCTTACCCCTACCTCTTCTCCTCAAGCCTCAGCCAGCAGGGTTTGCTTCTGGATGGTCCCCCAACTGGGGCAGGTAT cctcctctttctctccctccgcAGCAGTGGAGAGCATCCCAGTGCTTGGGGCCCTCTGCTCCTCTTCATCCTTGAACAAAACCCTGGGAGACTTGGCCAAAGAGCTCACCAAACTCAACCTGCGGCGCTGGGCCAGCTTCTTGGATGCTGGAGTGGAACAGGATGA